In Aliamphritea ceti, a single window of DNA contains:
- a CDS encoding SEL1-like repeat protein, with protein sequence MSDRNTLSITDISGLVILLLLSVSSLSGCRFGWLPLQEKPPEQVATTATISSAEYYYRLGLKHTRDGEEQDLVAARDAFRQAAEKGHVESQYLLALAYFNGQEGNASQSQGFYWLEQAAQGGQAEAQFRLGGRYLNGIGVAGEESWGVQWIARAADQGHAQAQYQLGVAYAAGLGWSADLVEAWSWLALAERNGEKSAAVLLSKIESRLSVGQLAEAKVLRNKWRRVSKENSLPRAQVRFIQHSLNQLGFAAGNADGWVGPVTRQAIGNFRQSYNVSGTGSRINTGLLKSLRQALLNG encoded by the coding sequence ATGTCTGACCGTAATACATTGAGTATTACCGATATAAGCGGTTTGGTAATTTTACTGTTACTTTCGGTCAGCAGTTTATCGGGCTGTCGCTTTGGCTGGCTACCCTTGCAGGAAAAACCACCAGAGCAAGTTGCGACAACTGCGACTATCAGCAGCGCTGAATATTACTACCGGCTGGGATTAAAACACACCCGTGATGGTGAAGAGCAAGACTTGGTAGCGGCTCGTGATGCATTTCGACAGGCTGCAGAAAAAGGTCATGTGGAGTCACAGTATTTACTGGCGCTGGCGTATTTTAATGGTCAGGAGGGCAATGCCAGTCAGTCGCAAGGTTTTTACTGGCTGGAGCAAGCTGCGCAGGGAGGGCAGGCTGAAGCTCAGTTTCGCCTGGGGGGCAGGTATCTGAATGGCATTGGAGTAGCTGGGGAAGAATCCTGGGGAGTTCAGTGGATTGCCCGAGCTGCTGATCAGGGTCATGCACAGGCTCAATATCAGTTAGGTGTAGCTTATGCAGCAGGGTTGGGCTGGTCAGCAGATTTGGTGGAAGCATGGTCTTGGCTGGCGTTGGCCGAGCGTAACGGAGAAAAGTCTGCTGCTGTTTTATTGTCAAAGATAGAATCACGTTTATCTGTCGGACAATTAGCGGAGGCTAAAGTATTACGCAATAAATGGCGCCGTGTGAGTAAAGAGAATAGTTTACCCCGGGCTCAGGTCCGGTTTATTCAGCATAGTCTGAATCAGCTGGGATTTGCTGCAGGTAACGCTGATGGTTGGGTTGGACCTGTTACAAGGCAGGCCATCGGTAATTTTCGTCAAAGCTATAATGTGAGTGGTACAGGTAGCCGCATAAATACTGGGTTATTAAAAAGTTTGCGTCAGGCATTGCTGAATGGATAG
- a CDS encoding ferredoxin--NADP reductase, which produces MANIATEEVLSVHHWNDTLFSFTTSRDPGFRFKNGHFVMIGLEHEGRPLMRAYSIASANHEDRLEFFSIKVQDGPLTSKLQNINVGDQILVSRKPTGTLINDNLLPGKRLYLISTGTGLAPFMSIIKDPEIYDAYDQVILTHGVRYLSELAYTDVIENELPQDEFLGEMVSEKLRYYPTVTREKFRNNGRLTDLMVVGKLTKDLGLPDLDPEHDRFMLCGSPSMLKDTCKILESMGFHEARQGEQGHYVIERAFVER; this is translated from the coding sequence ATGGCAAACATAGCAACCGAAGAAGTCCTCAGCGTTCATCACTGGAACGATACTTTGTTCAGCTTCACGACCAGCCGTGATCCTGGCTTTCGCTTCAAGAACGGTCATTTCGTGATGATTGGTCTGGAACATGAAGGCCGTCCACTGATGCGTGCTTATAGTATTGCCAGCGCAAACCATGAAGACCGTCTGGAATTTTTCAGCATTAAAGTACAGGACGGCCCACTGACATCTAAGCTGCAGAATATCAATGTGGGTGACCAGATTCTGGTTAGCCGTAAGCCTACCGGCACACTGATTAATGACAACCTGCTGCCAGGCAAGCGCCTTTACCTGATCAGTACCGGTACAGGTTTAGCACCTTTCATGAGCATTATTAAAGATCCGGAGATCTACGATGCATATGACCAGGTCATCCTGACGCACGGTGTACGTTACCTGTCAGAACTGGCGTATACAGATGTCATTGAAAACGAATTACCACAGGATGAGTTTCTGGGTGAGATGGTGTCAGAAAAGCTACGCTACTACCCGACTGTTACCCGGGAGAAATTCCGTAACAACGGCCGCCTGACTGATCTCATGGTTGTTGGCAAATTAACCAAAGATCTGGGCTTACCTGATCTGGATCCGGAACACGACCGCTTCATGCTTTGCGGTAGCCCAAGCATGCTCAAGGATACCTGTAAGATCCTCGAAAGCATGGGCTTCCATGAAGCACGCCAGGGTGAACAGGGTCACTATGTTATTGAACGGGCATTTGTTGAACGTTAA